Proteins encoded by one window of Enterobacter pseudoroggenkampii:
- a CDS encoding mannosyl-3-phosphoglycerate phosphatase-related protein, with protein sequence MPSLRDTLLIFSDLDGSLLDIHTYEWQPAMPWLDRLLDDQIPVILCSSKTAAEMLDIQQDLGLEGLPFIAENGAVIQPDVRWEKVQRQIRGMTHRDIRPRVEHIRLQTGFKFTTFDDVDDRVISEWTGLTRYRSALARKHEASVTLIWRDTDEKLVQFEEQLAHSGLKCLQGARFWHILDARCGKDVAVNWLIAQYREQEEIEPTTLGLGDGPNDAPLLDSVDFAVVIKGINRQGITLRDDNPGRVYHTRQPGPAGWQEGLDHFLS encoded by the coding sequence ATGCCTTCACTGCGGGATACCTTGCTGATTTTTTCTGACCTGGATGGCTCGTTGCTGGATATTCATACCTATGAGTGGCAGCCAGCAATGCCCTGGCTGGACAGGCTACTGGATGATCAGATACCGGTTATTCTCTGCAGCAGCAAGACCGCGGCAGAGATGCTGGATATCCAGCAGGATCTGGGCCTGGAAGGCTTGCCGTTTATTGCCGAGAACGGCGCGGTAATTCAGCCTGACGTGCGTTGGGAGAAGGTTCAGCGCCAGATCAGGGGGATGACGCACCGGGATATTCGCCCGCGGGTCGAACACATTCGCCTGCAGACGGGCTTTAAGTTCACCACCTTTGACGACGTGGACGATCGCGTTATTAGCGAGTGGACCGGACTGACGCGCTACCGTTCGGCGCTTGCCCGCAAGCATGAAGCATCCGTCACGCTCATCTGGCGCGATACCGACGAGAAACTGGTTCAGTTTGAAGAGCAGCTGGCGCACAGCGGTCTGAAATGTCTGCAGGGAGCGCGCTTCTGGCATATTCTGGACGCCCGCTGCGGTAAGGACGTGGCGGTTAACTGGCTGATTGCGCAGTACCGCGAGCAGGAAGAGATCGAACCCACCACGCTGGGGCTCGGCGACGGCCCTAATGATGCACCGTTGCTCGACAGCGTTGACTTCGCGGTGGTCATCAAGGGTATTAACCGCCAGGGCATCACGCTACGGGACGATAACCCCGGGCGGGTTTATCACACCCGGCAGCCCGGCCCCGCGGGCTGGCAGGAGGGACTGGATCACTTCCTGTCCTAA
- the yedA gene encoding drug/metabolite exporter YedA: MRFRQLLPLIGALFSLYIIWGSTYFVIRIGVESWPPLMMAGIRFLSAGILLLAFLLLRGHKLPPLRPMLNAALIGLLLLAVGNGFVTIAEHQKVPSGIAAVVVATVPLFTLCFSRLFGIRTRKLEWLGIGIGLAGIVLLNSGGNLSGNPWGAVIILIGSMSWAFGSVYGSRIELPTGMMAGAIEMLAAGIVLLLASALTGETLTALPDLSGFLAVGYLALFGSIIAINAYMFLIRNVSPAVATSYAYVNPVVAVLLGTGLGGETLSPVEWIALGIIVFAVVLVTLGKYLLPAKPVVTPCGVDKP, translated from the coding sequence ATGCGTTTCCGGCAACTGCTACCGCTCATCGGGGCACTCTTTTCGCTGTACATCATCTGGGGTTCAACCTACTTTGTCATTCGCATCGGCGTGGAAAGCTGGCCGCCGCTGATGATGGCGGGCATTCGCTTCCTCTCGGCGGGCATCCTGCTGCTGGCCTTCCTGCTGCTGCGCGGGCATAAGCTTCCCCCGCTGCGCCCGATGCTGAACGCCGCCCTGATCGGCCTGCTGCTGCTGGCGGTGGGTAACGGGTTTGTGACGATTGCCGAGCACCAGAAGGTCCCGTCCGGGATCGCCGCCGTGGTCGTTGCCACCGTACCGCTGTTTACCCTCTGCTTTAGCCGCCTTTTCGGTATCCGCACCCGCAAGCTGGAATGGCTGGGGATCGGTATTGGCCTGGCCGGCATTGTTCTGCTCAACAGCGGCGGTAACCTGAGCGGGAATCCGTGGGGCGCGGTGATTATCCTGATTGGCTCGATGAGCTGGGCGTTTGGTTCCGTCTACGGTTCGCGTATCGAACTGCCGACCGGCATGATGGCAGGCGCGATAGAGATGCTCGCCGCGGGGATTGTCCTGCTGCTAGCCTCCGCGCTGACGGGAGAAACGCTGACCGCGCTGCCGGACCTGTCGGGCTTTCTCGCGGTAGGGTATCTGGCGCTGTTTGGCTCTATCATCGCCATTAATGCCTATATGTTCCTGATCCGCAACGTCTCCCCGGCTGTCGCCACCAGCTACGCCTACGTCAACCCGGTCGTGGCCGTGCTGCTCGGGACAGGACTGGGGGGAGAAACGCTCTCACCTGTGGAATGGATTGCTCTTGGGATCATCGTGTTTGCCGTCGTGCTGGTCACGCTGGGCAAATATCTGCTGCCGGCAAAACCGGTCGTCACCCCTTGCGGGGTGGATAAACCGTAA
- the yodD gene encoding YodD family peroxide/acid resistance protein has product MKTDKEYSDTIKREVEVDVDALLAAINEISESEVRRTDDNSDHVIVNGRDYHTYRELAEAFELDIHDFSVSEANR; this is encoded by the coding sequence ATGAAGACCGATAAAGAGTACAGCGACACCATCAAGCGCGAAGTCGAGGTGGATGTCGATGCCCTGCTGGCCGCCATCAATGAGATCAGTGAGTCAGAAGTCCGCAGGACGGACGACAATTCGGACCACGTCATTGTTAACGGAAGGGATTATCACACCTATCGTGAGCTGGCCGAGGCCTTCGAGCTTGATATTCACGACTTTAGCGTGTCTGAAGCCAATCGGTAA
- the dsrB gene encoding protein DsrB, protein MKVNDRVTVKTDGGPRRPGVVLAIEEFSEGTMYLVSLEDYPLGIWFFNELGHPDGIFVEKAD, encoded by the coding sequence ATGAAGGTCAACGATCGGGTAACGGTTAAAACGGACGGTGGGCCACGCCGCCCGGGCGTGGTGCTGGCAATTGAAGAGTTTAGCGAAGGTACAATGTACCTGGTATCACTGGAAGACTACCCGCTCGGCATCTGGTTTTTTAACGAACTGGGGCATCCGGACGGCATTTTTGTTGAGAAAGCTGACTAG
- a CDS encoding YodC family protein, producing MVFLVSDEVKPKKGGPRMIVTGYSSGMVECRWHDGYSIKREAFREDELQPGDGQHQRDKA from the coding sequence ATGGTCTTTTTGGTCAGTGATGAAGTTAAGCCTAAGAAGGGCGGCCCACGTATGATTGTCACCGGGTATTCCAGCGGAATGGTGGAATGTCGGTGGCACGATGGCTATAGCATCAAGCGGGAAGCATTTCGTGAAGATGAGCTTCAGCCGGGGGACGGGCAGCACCAGCGGGACAAGGCTTAA
- the ompC gene encoding porin OmpC, which translates to MKRKVLAILVPALLMAGAANAAEMYNKNGNKVDLYGKVDARHTFSDNPGDDGDETYVQIGFKGETQIANDLIGYGQWEYKTYANDTEGAGDKSFNRLAYAGLKYGEYGSFDYGRNYGVVYDVEAWTDMLPVFGGDSYTWTDNFMNGRANGLATYRNQDFFGLVEGLNFALQYQGANEGQDATEDQEGTKNGHKDVRFQNGDGFGMSTSYDFSGDLSGLSLGAAYSSSDRTNAQEAAGVNNARFASGKTAEAWTIGAKYDANNVYLAMMYAETRNMTPYGDYGIADQTQNFEAVAQYQFDFGLRPSLAWVYSRGKDMTYPGNASNPQGQHGDMDLVNYIDLGMTYSFNKNFSTYVDYKINMLDNDDSFYEANGISTDDIVGVGMTYQF; encoded by the coding sequence ATGAAAAGAAAAGTTCTGGCAATTCTGGTACCCGCGTTATTAATGGCAGGCGCAGCAAATGCGGCTGAGATGTACAACAAAAACGGCAACAAAGTTGACCTGTACGGCAAAGTCGATGCGCGTCACACCTTCTCTGACAACCCTGGCGACGACGGTGACGAAACCTATGTGCAGATTGGTTTCAAAGGCGAAACCCAGATCGCTAACGACCTGATCGGTTACGGCCAGTGGGAATACAAAACCTACGCTAACGATACCGAAGGCGCGGGTGACAAATCCTTTAACCGTCTGGCATACGCTGGCCTGAAATATGGCGAATACGGTTCATTTGATTATGGCCGTAATTACGGCGTCGTGTACGACGTTGAAGCCTGGACCGATATGCTGCCTGTATTTGGCGGTGACTCTTACACATGGACCGATAACTTTATGAACGGTCGTGCGAACGGTCTGGCAACTTACCGTAACCAGGATTTCTTCGGCCTGGTTGAGGGGCTGAATTTCGCGCTGCAGTATCAGGGCGCGAACGAAGGCCAGGATGCAACAGAAGATCAGGAAGGCACGAAAAACGGTCATAAAGACGTACGCTTCCAGAACGGCGACGGCTTCGGCATGTCTACCTCTTATGACTTCTCTGGCGATCTCTCCGGCCTGAGCCTGGGTGCTGCGTACTCGTCTTCTGACCGTACTAACGCACAAGAAGCTGCGGGGGTGAATAATGCGCGCTTTGCCAGCGGTAAAACAGCAGAAGCATGGACCATTGGTGCGAAATATGATGCCAATAACGTCTACCTGGCGATGATGTATGCTGAAACCCGCAACATGACGCCATACGGTGATTATGGTATTGCAGATCAGACTCAGAACTTCGAAGCGGTAGCACAGTACCAGTTCGACTTCGGCCTGCGTCCATCCCTGGCATGGGTTTACTCCAGGGGCAAGGACATGACTTATCCAGGCAACGCCAGCAACCCTCAGGGTCAACATGGCGACATGGACCTGGTTAACTATATCGACCTGGGTATGACCTACAGCTTTAACAAGAATTTCTCTACCTATGTTGACTACAAAATCAACATGCTGGACAACGATGATAGCTTCTACGAAGCCAATGGTATTTCCACCGATGACATCGTTGGCGTAGGCATGACCTACCAGTTCTAA
- the rcsA gene encoding transcriptional regulator RcsA: MSTIIMDLCSYTRLGLTGYLASRGVRKRDINDAHTVDELAAACDELKPGVVFINEDCFIHDPANSQHIKQIINQHPKTLFIVFMAIANIHFDEYLLVRKNLLISSKSIKPESLDDILGDYLNKEVKNVGAVNLPTLSLSRTESSMLRMWMAGQGTIQISDQMNIKAKTVSSHKGNIKRKIKTHNKQVIYHVVRLTDNVTNGIFVNMR, encoded by the coding sequence ATGTCAACGATCATTATGGATTTATGCAGCTACACCCGGCTAGGGTTAACCGGGTACCTGGCAAGCAGAGGGGTAAGAAAGAGAGACATCAACGATGCACACACCGTTGACGAACTCGCAGCCGCTTGTGACGAACTAAAACCAGGCGTGGTGTTTATTAATGAGGACTGTTTCATTCACGATCCAGCCAACAGTCAGCACATTAAGCAAATCATTAATCAGCATCCTAAAACCCTGTTTATTGTTTTTATGGCGATCGCGAATATCCATTTCGATGAGTATTTGTTGGTCCGTAAAAATTTATTGATCAGTTCTAAATCGATTAAACCCGAGTCGCTGGATGACATTCTGGGTGATTATTTGAATAAAGAAGTTAAGAATGTAGGAGCGGTTAACTTACCCACCCTATCATTAAGCAGGACTGAATCAAGTATGCTGCGAATGTGGATGGCGGGACAAGGAACTATTCAGATCTCGGACCAGATGAATATTAAAGCGAAAACCGTTTCGTCACACAAAGGAAATATTAAACGGAAAATTAAAACGCATAATAAGCAAGTGATCTACCACGTGGTACGCCTGACCGATAATGTGACGAACGGGATTTTCGTCAACATGCGTTAG
- a CDS encoding very short patch repair endonuclease — protein sequence MTDVHDKATRSKNMRAIGTRDTAIEKRLAGLLTQAGFDFRVQDPALAGRPDFVIDAWQCIIFTHGCFWHHHDCYLFKVPATRTDFWLDKIGKNVERDRRDLTTLLAQGWRVLIVWECALRGRLKLNDADLSERLEEWICGGGQTAQIDTQGIHLLTVYPPRKG from the coding sequence ATGACGGATGTTCACGATAAGGCGACGCGCAGCAAAAACATGCGTGCCATCGGCACGCGTGACACCGCCATCGAAAAGCGACTGGCCGGGCTGCTGACGCAGGCGGGGTTTGATTTCCGCGTGCAGGATCCCGCGCTTGCGGGCCGGCCGGATTTCGTCATCGACGCCTGGCAGTGCATCATCTTTACCCACGGCTGTTTCTGGCACCACCACGACTGCTACCTGTTTAAAGTCCCCGCGACGCGCACTGATTTCTGGCTGGATAAGATTGGCAAGAACGTCGAGCGCGACAGGCGGGATCTGACCACGCTGCTGGCGCAGGGCTGGCGGGTGCTGATCGTCTGGGAGTGTGCGCTGAGAGGCAGATTAAAGCTGAACGATGCCGATCTGAGCGAACGGCTGGAAGAGTGGATCTGCGGCGGCGGCCAGACCGCGCAGATCGACACGCAGGGCATTCACCTGCTTACGGTTTATCCACCCCGCAAGGGGTGA
- the fliQ gene encoding flagellar biosynthesis protein FliQ, with protein MTPESVMMMGTEAMKIAIAVAAPLLLVALVTGLIISILQAATQINEMTLSFIPKIIAVFVAIIVAGPWMLNLLLDYMRNLFTNLPYIIG; from the coding sequence ATGATGGGCACGGAGGCGATGAAAATCGCGATTGCCGTTGCCGCTCCGCTGCTGCTTGTCGCGCTGGTTACCGGTCTGATTATCAGTATTCTGCAGGCCGCCACGCAGATTAACGAAATGACGCTGTCGTTCATCCCGAAAATCATCGCCGTGTTCGTGGCGATTATCGTGGCCGGACCGTGGATGCTGAACCTGCTGCTGGACTATATGCGCAACCTGTTTACCAATCTGCCGTACATCATCGGCTGA
- a CDS encoding DUF808 domain-containing protein, producing MAGSSLLTLLDDIATLLDDISVMGKLAAKKTAGVLGDDLSLNAQQVSGVRANRELPVVWGVAKGSFLNKVILVPLALLISAFIPWAITPLLMIGGAFLCFEGVEKVLHSFSARKQSDTPEVRQQRLEALAAQDPKTFERDKVKGAIRTDFILSAEIVAITLGIVSDAPLLNQVLILSGIAILVTVGVYGLVGLIVKLDDIGYWLEEKSSAVARGIGKSLLVLAPWLMKSLSVVGTLAMFLVGGGIVVHGIAPLHHAIEHFSSTQGAVVAAILPTLLNLVLGFIIGAIVVAAVKLVEKIRGTSH from the coding sequence TTGGCAGGAAGTAGCTTATTAACATTGCTGGATGATATTGCCACCTTACTGGATGACATTTCAGTGATGGGAAAACTGGCGGCGAAGAAAACCGCAGGCGTGCTGGGAGATGATTTATCGCTTAACGCCCAGCAGGTGAGTGGGGTAAGGGCAAACCGTGAACTGCCGGTGGTGTGGGGCGTAGCAAAAGGCTCCTTCCTGAATAAGGTGATTCTGGTGCCGCTGGCGCTGCTGATCAGCGCATTCATTCCCTGGGCCATCACGCCGTTACTGATGATTGGCGGGGCATTTCTCTGCTTCGAGGGCGTTGAGAAGGTTCTGCACTCCTTTAGCGCGCGCAAGCAGAGCGATACGCCGGAGGTGCGCCAGCAGCGTCTTGAAGCGCTGGCCGCGCAGGATCCGAAAACCTTCGAACGCGATAAGGTCAAAGGCGCCATTCGGACCGACTTTATCCTGTCCGCGGAGATTGTCGCCATTACGCTGGGCATCGTGTCCGACGCTCCGCTCCTGAATCAGGTTCTTATCCTTTCCGGCATCGCCATTCTGGTCACCGTAGGCGTGTACGGCCTGGTGGGACTGATCGTGAAGCTGGACGATATCGGCTACTGGCTGGAGGAGAAATCGAGCGCGGTGGCAAGAGGCATCGGCAAAAGCCTGCTGGTGCTGGCTCCGTGGCTGATGAAGAGTTTGTCGGTAGTGGGCACGCTGGCGATGTTCCTCGTGGGCGGCGGGATCGTGGTTCACGGCATTGCGCCGCTGCACCATGCTATCGAACATTTTTCCTCGACGCAGGGTGCCGTTGTCGCGGCGATTCTGCCCACGCTGCTGAATCTGGTGCTGGGCTTTATCATTGGCGCTATCGTGGTCGCGGCGGTGAAGCTGGTTGAAAAAATACGCGGCACATCGCACTAA
- a CDS encoding DNA cytosine methyltransferase, with the protein MTEPAPAQAEKSTATVQALLRQLLDIYDAKTLASLLVAHGESHWSPAILKRLLTSDRAGRRLSEGEFRYLQNLLPRPSAAHPNYAFRFIDLFAGIGGIRHGFEAIGGQCVFTSEWNKHAVRTYKANWYCDPHEHHFNADIRDVTLSHKSGVSDEQAAEHIRQTIPAHDVLLAGFPCQPFSLAGVSKKNALGRAHGFACDTQGTLFFDVARIIDARRPAIFVLENVKNLKSHDGGKTFRIIMQTLDELGYDVADSQDMGADDPKIIDGKHFLPQHRERIVLVGFRRDLNLKGDFTLRDIPSLYPERRPTVADLLEPAVDAKFILTPVLWKYLYRYAKKHQAKGNGFGFGMVNPNDPHSVTRTLSARYYKDGAEILIDRGWDKALGEKDFDDPHNQRHRPRRLTPRECARLMGFETPQGYRFRIPVSDTQAYRQFGNSVVVPAFAAVAKLLASRIRQAVALRQGEAVNDGCSR; encoded by the coding sequence GTGACAGAGCCCGCGCCCGCGCAGGCTGAGAAATCAACGGCAACGGTGCAGGCCTTACTGCGCCAGCTGTTGGATATCTATGATGCTAAAACGCTGGCCAGTCTGCTGGTGGCGCACGGCGAGAGCCACTGGAGCCCGGCGATCCTTAAACGTCTGCTGACCAGCGACCGCGCAGGGCGTCGCCTGAGTGAAGGCGAATTTCGTTATCTGCAAAACCTGCTTCCGCGTCCTTCTGCCGCGCACCCGAACTATGCCTTCCGGTTTATCGATCTGTTTGCCGGTATCGGCGGCATCCGACACGGTTTTGAAGCCATCGGTGGACAGTGCGTGTTTACCAGCGAGTGGAACAAGCACGCCGTGCGCACCTACAAGGCAAACTGGTACTGCGATCCGCACGAGCATCACTTCAACGCGGATATCCGCGATGTCACCCTGAGCCATAAAAGCGGCGTGAGCGATGAGCAGGCCGCCGAGCACATTCGCCAGACGATCCCGGCGCATGACGTGCTGCTGGCGGGCTTCCCGTGTCAGCCGTTCTCGCTGGCCGGCGTCTCCAAAAAGAATGCGCTTGGACGCGCCCACGGTTTCGCCTGTGATACCCAGGGAACGCTGTTTTTTGACGTGGCGCGCATTATTGACGCCCGTCGTCCGGCCATTTTTGTACTGGAAAACGTCAAAAACTTAAAAAGCCACGACGGCGGGAAAACCTTCCGCATTATCATGCAAACGCTGGATGAGCTGGGTTATGACGTGGCCGATTCACAGGACATGGGCGCGGACGATCCCAAAATCATTGATGGGAAACATTTCCTGCCCCAGCACCGCGAACGTATCGTGCTGGTGGGTTTCCGCCGCGATCTCAATCTCAAGGGGGATTTCACCCTGCGGGATATCCCGTCTTTGTATCCCGAGCGGCGTCCTACCGTGGCCGACCTGCTGGAACCCGCCGTTGACGCGAAATTTATCCTCACCCCGGTGCTGTGGAAATACCTCTACCGCTATGCCAAGAAACATCAGGCAAAGGGTAACGGCTTCGGTTTTGGGATGGTAAACCCGAACGATCCGCACAGCGTGACCCGCACGCTGTCTGCTCGCTACTACAAAGACGGCGCGGAAATCCTGATCGACAGAGGGTGGGACAAGGCGCTGGGTGAAAAAGATTTTGACGATCCGCATAATCAGCGTCACCGTCCGCGACGCTTAACGCCCCGCGAATGCGCCCGGCTGATGGGCTTTGAAACGCCGCAGGGTTATCGCTTCCGCATTCCGGTCTCGGATACCCAGGCGTACCGCCAGTTTGGTAATTCGGTGGTGGTTCCCGCGTTCGCCGCTGTGGCCAAACTGCTGGCCTCGCGCATCAGACAGGCGGTGGCGCTCCGTCAGGGTGAGGCCGTCAATGACGGATGTTCACGATAA
- a CDS encoding N-acetylmuramic acid 6-phosphate etherase, with the protein MSIMLTGSVKERRHASTMNIDRLSTLDMLKVIHQDDALISAAITPCLPTLTRVVDNAAATLSHGGRLVIVGAGPSGRIAQQVADDYAPGKTPVVAVTAQEGEGSYERGVADLQAIKFGEHDMMLAVTVSGKTPWVWGAMRHAWSLGSPVAIITGDAQSEAAQLASMVIAPELGADVVAGYLNTKAGIAQKMILSMIATGLAVRTGRVYSNLRVDLEAGTTKWAERQIAIVMEAGGCSRTEAKAALESCNHHCKTAVLMVLTGLDAWKAHELLAQNNGFIRVALQEAP; encoded by the coding sequence ATGAGCATTATGCTTACCGGTTCGGTCAAGGAAAGACGGCACGCCAGCACGATGAATATTGATAGATTGTCCACGCTGGACATGCTGAAAGTCATTCACCAGGATGATGCACTCATTTCTGCTGCGATTACCCCCTGTTTACCTACTCTCACCCGCGTGGTGGACAACGCCGCCGCGACGCTCAGCCACGGCGGTCGACTGGTCATCGTTGGCGCTGGGCCGTCAGGGCGCATTGCGCAACAGGTTGCCGATGATTATGCGCCGGGCAAAACCCCGGTGGTGGCCGTTACGGCACAAGAAGGTGAAGGGAGCTACGAGCGCGGCGTTGCCGATTTGCAGGCCATCAAGTTTGGTGAACACGATATGATGCTGGCCGTGACCGTCAGCGGAAAAACGCCGTGGGTCTGGGGGGCAATGCGCCATGCGTGGTCGCTGGGTTCACCGGTCGCCATTATTACCGGTGATGCGCAAAGTGAAGCTGCACAGCTGGCGAGCATGGTTATCGCTCCGGAGCTGGGGGCCGACGTCGTCGCAGGCTATCTCAACACCAAAGCGGGGATTGCGCAGAAAATGATCCTCTCGATGATCGCCACCGGGCTGGCCGTCCGAACCGGACGGGTTTACAGCAACTTGCGGGTGGATCTTGAGGCAGGCACAACCAAATGGGCTGAACGACAAATCGCGATTGTGATGGAAGCGGGGGGATGCAGCAGGACGGAGGCAAAAGCCGCGCTGGAGAGCTGTAACCATCACTGTAAAACGGCGGTATTGATGGTGCTGACTGGGCTGGATGCGTGGAAAGCCCATGAACTGCTGGCGCAGAATAACGGGTTTATCCGCGTGGCGCTGCAGGAAGCGCCGTAA
- a CDS encoding phosphohydrolase — translation MELARWQHRFERWLEENHSTDDTAHDISHFRRVWMTAQKIMVHHTVEPLVILTACYFHDIVSLPKNHPERSRSSELAARKTGDILRRDFPDFPPEHAAAVAHAIEAHSFSAGIAPQSMEAKIVQDADRLEALGAIGLARVFAVSGALGVPLFYADDPFADARPLDDRAFALDHFQTKLLRLPDTMQTEMGRELARHNADFLIQFMAKLSAELHGDCIGLDSQVLNRFRRSLRN, via the coding sequence ATGGAACTTGCCCGGTGGCAGCACAGATTTGAGCGCTGGCTCGAGGAAAACCACAGCACCGACGATACCGCACATGACATTTCGCATTTTCGACGGGTCTGGATGACGGCGCAAAAAATCATGGTTCACCACACGGTGGAGCCGCTGGTGATCCTGACCGCATGCTATTTTCACGATATTGTCAGCCTGCCGAAAAACCATCCCGAACGCAGCCGGTCATCAGAGCTGGCAGCACGCAAGACGGGTGACATTCTGCGCCGCGACTTCCCGGACTTTCCGCCAGAGCACGCTGCCGCCGTTGCGCACGCGATTGAGGCACACAGCTTCAGCGCCGGGATTGCGCCGCAGAGTATGGAAGCCAAAATTGTGCAGGATGCTGACCGGCTGGAAGCGTTAGGCGCTATTGGCCTGGCGCGCGTCTTTGCCGTCTCGGGCGCGCTGGGCGTGCCGCTTTTTTACGCCGACGATCCCTTTGCCGATGCGCGTCCCCTCGACGACCGTGCGTTTGCCCTCGACCATTTTCAGACCAAGCTGTTGAGATTGCCTGATACAATGCAAACGGAAATGGGCCGCGAGCTGGCACGTCACAATGCCGATTTCCTGATCCAGTTTATGGCGAAACTCAGCGCCGAATTACACGGCGACTGCATCGGGCTGGATAGCCAGGTGTTGAACCGCTTCCGTCGCAGTTTGCGCAACTGA
- the dgcQ gene encoding cellulose biosynthesis regulator diguanylate cyclase DgcQ, with the protein MQRDTFVVRQSFLQWLHKRSNPGLIVNLCFLVVLVFSTLLTWREVVVLEEAYISSQRNHLDTVASSLDRQLQNSVDRMLLFRQGMRDAIQTPLAFDALQNAVSRFNTVRTLPTWQLAVDKKRTLPINGVSDAFVEKTTLLNRDAERLSHEISAALEVGYLLRLASSRAQTEARVIYVSRAGFFVSTDTPDQAGDITSRYYHLVTQSWFTQQSERNNRTRAVRWFISTPSSWTNDERTITASVPIYFDHYWYGVVAMDFTLSTMQRLLADATEDRTEGEYQLYDTRLNMIATSAHAENAVNHFDERETAQIAQAIEHATGGGIRLGSRFVSWERLDHFDGVVLRIHTLHEGVQDDFGSISIVLALLWALFTAMLLISWLVIRRMVSNMYTLQHSLQWQAWHDPLTRLNNRGALFDRAKLLAETCRQQSLPFSVIQIDLDHFKNINDRFGHQAGDKVLSHTAGLIASALRKNDVAGRVGGEEFCIVLPGIGLEEARGVAERIRCRIDSKEILVKKSTTLRISASLGVSSADEAGNYEFEQLQSVADARLYQAKQCGRNRVVWRD; encoded by the coding sequence GTGCAGCGCGATACCTTTGTTGTAAGACAATCATTTTTGCAATGGCTGCATAAGCGTAGCAATCCGGGGTTGATTGTTAATCTCTGTTTTCTGGTCGTTTTGGTGTTTTCCACGCTTCTGACCTGGCGTGAGGTGGTGGTCCTCGAAGAGGCGTATATCTCCAGCCAACGCAACCATCTGGATACGGTGGCCAGTTCGCTGGACAGGCAGTTACAGAACAGCGTGGACAGGATGCTGTTGTTCCGTCAGGGCATGCGTGATGCAATCCAGACGCCGCTGGCATTTGATGCATTACAGAACGCGGTGTCACGCTTTAACACCGTCCGCACGCTCCCTACCTGGCAGCTTGCCGTTGATAAAAAACGCACCCTTCCCATTAATGGCGTTTCGGACGCGTTCGTCGAAAAAACCACGCTTCTGAATCGTGACGCCGAGCGCCTCAGCCACGAAATTTCTGCCGCGCTCGAAGTGGGGTATCTGCTCAGGCTGGCGTCATCGAGAGCGCAAACGGAAGCGCGCGTGATCTACGTGTCCCGCGCCGGATTTTTCGTTTCCACGGATACACCTGACCAGGCGGGTGATATCACCTCCCGCTATTATCATCTGGTCACGCAGTCCTGGTTTACCCAGCAGTCGGAACGGAACAATCGCACTCGCGCGGTGCGCTGGTTTATCTCTACCCCTTCATCCTGGACCAATGATGAACGTACGATCACCGCCAGCGTTCCCATCTATTTCGATCATTACTGGTATGGCGTCGTGGCGATGGATTTTACGTTGAGCACGATGCAGCGTCTGCTGGCCGATGCGACGGAAGATCGAACGGAGGGGGAGTATCAGCTGTACGATACCCGGCTCAATATGATTGCCACCTCAGCCCACGCGGAAAACGCGGTTAACCATTTTGACGAACGCGAAACGGCGCAGATTGCGCAGGCGATTGAGCACGCTACCGGCGGCGGGATCCGCCTCGGAAGCCGTTTCGTTAGCTGGGAGCGGCTCGATCACTTCGATGGCGTTGTCCTGCGGATCCACACCCTGCACGAAGGAGTGCAGGACGACTTCGGCAGCATCAGTATTGTTCTGGCGCTGCTGTGGGCGCTCTTTACCGCCATGCTGTTGATCTCATGGCTGGTGATCCGTCGGATGGTGAGTAACATGTACACGCTTCAGCACTCGCTCCAGTGGCAGGCCTGGCATGACCCGCTTACCCGGCTGAATAACCGCGGCGCGCTGTTCGATCGCGCCAAATTGCTGGCGGAAACCTGTCGCCAGCAGTCGCTGCCGTTCTCGGTGATTCAGATCGATCTCGACCATTTTAAGAACATCAACGACCGTTTCGGCCATCAGGCCGGTGATAAGGTGCTATCGCATACAGCAGGACTGATTGCCAGCGCGCTACGCAAAAATGATGTGGCAGGGCGTGTAGGCGGGGAAGAGTTTTGCATCGTCCTGCCAGGGATTGGTCTGGAAGAGGCGAGAGGCGTCGCCGAGCGCATTCGCTGCCGGATCGACAGCAAGGAGATCCTGGTGAAGAAGAGCACGACTCTGCGCATCAGCGCATCGCTGGGGGTCAGCAGCGCGGATGAAGCGGGTAACTACGAGTTCGAACAGCTGCAGTCCGTGGCGGATGCCCGGCTGTATCAGGCCAAACAGTGCGGCCGTAACCGGGTCGTCTGGCGGGATTAG